The following proteins are co-located in the Besnoitia besnoiti strain Bb-Ger1 chromosome Unknown contig00007, whole genome shotgun sequence genome:
- a CDS encoding uncharacterized protein (encoded by transcript BESB_075020): protein MFSLGGQKAAASGDGNSPSTPAKQESDAASKAKKNTKLEVDSQSSWRRSMRVTFQLAKVVVRLGKKFSEPQQCWIAESVYSYKPAGADTSWTLMREYFGTLPFDVDLQPPSDFGIYNDEEKTIEFTDLHNRTRTVRCIYPLRQWKYKVFIAFEKPAKLQYQA from the exons ATGTTTTCGCTCGGGGgccagaaggcggcggcgtctggagACGGGAattcgccgtcgacgccggCAAAACAAGAGTCGGACGCTGCGagcaaggcgaagaagaacaCCAAACTGGAAGTCGATTCGCAGTCGTCGTGGCGGCGCTCTATGCGCGTGACGTTTCAGCTGGCGAAAGTCGTTGTGCGACTGGGAAAAAAGTTcagcgagccgcagcagtgCTGGATTGCAGAGTCTGTCTACTCGTACAAacccgccggcgcagacacCTCGTGGACTCTGATGCGCGAGTACTTCGGGACACTGCCTTTTGACGTCGACCTCCAGCCCCCCTCGGACTTCGGCATCTACAACGACGAGGAAAAGACCATCGAATTCACGGATCTTCACAACCGCACGCGCACAGTGCGGTGCATCTACCCGCTTCGCCAATGGAAATACAAAGTTTTCATCGCCTTCGA GAAACCGGCTAAACTCCAGTACCAGGCGTAG
- a CDS encoding uncharacterized protein (encoded by transcript BESB_075010) has product MMAGAQAGEEPVEAGTCGDVALDQARKESLPEATQEELIAEAACEDLILAALEESAEQAASPPLQTKKSVRILEPARRSAAFDLETPEGRPSLAFGPEDEEAEAAVQGDEGDEVEDSEFDVANQRRRVSYLQYFGLAPTPQEDEAEEQDGDAEQGVKSPRQREHRKSSAVSILFDAGVFNHWTDIYQTNRACQPVLLKKLPLRVEAVDGGEPPVVVGTRDFWVACHAHGKSCYGPAPAPCDDWPMQDRLGVVIKPQNQLIYRAPNQNSTATLQVYPIYTDVKGERFIRLGEPDATAFWQKAP; this is encoded by the exons ATGAtggcaggcgcgcaggcaggcgaagagccTGTGGAGGCGGGCACTTGCGGAGATGTGGCCTTAGACCAAGCACGGAAGGAATCTTTACCCGAAGCAACTCAGGAAGAGTTGATCGCCGAGGCAGCATGCGAAGACTTGAttctggcggcgctggaggaatCAGCTGAGcaggcagcgtcgcctcctcttcagaCGAAAAAATCGGTGCGTATCCTCGAGCCCGCTAGACGATCCGCAGCGTTTGACCTGGAGACTCCCGAAGGACGGCCGAGTCTCGCGTTTGGCCCTGAGGATGAGGAAGCCGAGGCGGCAGTTCAAGGGGATGAGGGAGACGAGGTTGAGGACAGCGAATTCGACGTCGCGAACCAGAGGCGGAGGGTGTCGTACCTTCAGTACTTTGGCCTCGCCCCCACACCCCAAGAGgatgaggcggaggagcaagacggcgacgcagagcaaGGAGTGAAGAGTCCCCGCCAACGGGAACACAGGAAgtcctccgctgtctccatTCTCTTTGATGCAGGCGTGTTTAACCACTGGACAGACATCTATCAAACGAACAGAGCTTGTCAACCTGTTTTGTTGAAAAAGCTTCCACTGAGAGTCGAGGCCGtcgacggaggcgagccgccagTCGTCGTCGGGACGAGAGACTTCTGGGTCGCATGCCATGCCCACG GGAAGTCGTGCTATGGccctgcgcccgcccccTGTGACGACTGGCCGATGCAGGACCGGCTCGGGGTGGTTATAAAACCCCAGAACCAGTTGATCTACAGGGCCCCCAACCAGAATTCCACTGCGACTCTACAAGTGTATCCTATATACACTGATGTGAAG
- a CDS encoding uncharacterized protein (encoded by transcript BESB_075050), with protein sequence MGARSPRPRVRPAETRPGLLDLLEEGFHSAFFGFFYINELLDLRLVCKAFRECLGAREAEAALRQMRGLVFPAQWPPPRTYSPQSVWSSGRMRSSAPETQLHTSASSAPPWCESSTQSESAAGRGRLPEGSTGDLFAPLVVAAERRRDFNVFRLLVSLAPPLSSLVELSLYWDQSAHPGDVLLPLFNKLLLVAESIQSLTYQSRTAAWSVPPATPTICKAFPSVKRLRVCHSFLRRAGPGDTFYGDLVFPPGAFQRREYFHPNEREQFDRTRQPRRHLLSNCVFPACEDVEYHELCENELTRGYDLVAFIRDREVRTFVHLFREMTPRARTATVTLCSFRSLPFVLKGVLDCAPRDKAVESASGALPEEEGSLPGHSLEALRVLQALPDRFADDVDAEETELEEAFPEVVGRPHRGRVEAARVRPAARVLTNLRTVRLVVQDDGMKEIFDAFILPVVRHLCTGVRVMYEGTATLPLELTGRAMGLPPPRPERSLHPSSSGLRRRMERLRRKSRPEQRVDGMARVTPEPSQNFHVDADGVSPEVVEMLRRWISEPGWMDVGLWNPIRESPPRLQFRYSAWHAEVVAVCAEALRSSRAPDPAEHEPDGSERSRESEGAACAGIASGEKRETEAGPAAEPSSSWLPPRKKLTHPFVLPTVTVKHTLWAFDGRPFDALISALPSFVLALDPYNVTPQSRLTGPFPNLLGLQVALCKWGKICLARQHISLAKAHAAQTRFLRLLDSNRLEYKSVESATKAAVNEFLGELLDACPRVEVVEYRRVSLEYTWQMETGVSGDTPPFSLENLYAKGFRVLQTRHIPFSGGDLLPSSCHSSVIIMIFVRKNGGPS encoded by the coding sequence ATGGGGGcacggtcgccgcggcccaGAGTGAGGCCTGCTGAGACGAGGCCGGGGCTTCTCGATCTGCTCGAGGAAGGTTTCCACTCGGCATTTTTCGGGTTTTTCTACATCAACGAACTGCTGGACttgcgcctcgtctgcaaGGCCTTCAGAGAATGTCTGGGTGCCCGGGAAGCCGAGGCAGCGCTCCGCCAAATGCGAGGCTTGGTTTTTCCCGCCCAGTGGCCCCCGCCACGGACGTACTCCCCGCAGTCTGTCTGGTCTTCGGGTCGCATGCGCTCGAGTGCGCCAGAAACGCAGCTGCACACGTCCGCGAGTTCTGCGCCGCCATGGTGTGAATCTTCAACGCAGTCAGAGTCCGCGGCCGGAAGAGGTCGCCTCCCGGAGGGCTCGACGGGTGATCTCTTTGCCCCCCTCGTGGTCGCCGCGGAAAGGAGGCGAGACTTCAATGTGTTTCGGCTCCTCgtttcgctcgcgccgccgctttcttctcttgtGGAGTTGTCTCTGTATTGGGACCAAAGTGCCCACCCTGGCGACGTCCTGCTTCCGCTTTTCAACAAGCTTTTACTGGTCGCCGAGTCGATACAGTCCCTTACGTACCAGTCGCGGACAGCGGCGTGGTCGGTGCCGCCGGCAACGCCCACGATTTGCAAGGCTTTCCCCTCCGTCAAacgtctgcgtgtctgccacagttttctgcggcgcgcggggccAGGCGACACGTTTTACGGAGACTTGGTCTTTCCGCCTGGCGCCTTCCAGCGCCGAGAGTATTTCCATCCGAACGAAAGAGAGCAGTTTGACAggacgcggcagccacgtCGGCATCTGCTTTCCAACTGCGTCTTTCCCGCGTGCGAAGACGTCGAGTATCACGAGTTGTGCGAAAACGAGCTCACTCGCGGCTACGACCTCGTGGCTTTCATTCGAGACCGCGAAGTGCGCACGTTCGTCCACCTTTTCAGGGAGatgacgccgcgcgcccgcacaGCAACTGTTACGCTTTGCTCCTTTCGGTCCCTTCCGTTCGTTCTGAAGGGCGTTCTGGATTGCGCTCCCCGAGACAAAGCCGTCGAGtccgcgtctggcgcgttgcctgaggaggaaggaagcCTCCCGGGGCATTCTCTCGAGGCGCTGAGagtgctgcaggcgctcccCGACAGATTCGCGGACGACGTggatgcagaggagacggagcTCGAAGAAGCGTTCCCCGAAGTCGTCGGGCGGCCGCACAGGGGTCGCGTGGAAGCCGCGAGAGTTcgtccggcggcgcgcgttctCACGAATCTGAGAACGGTGCGTTTGGTGGTTCAGGACGACGGCATGAAGGAGATCTTCGACGCCTTCATCTTGCCGGTAGTGCGCCATCTCTGCACGGGGGTGCGCGTCATGTACGAAGGCACCGCGACACTGCCTCTCGAGCTCACTGGGCGCGCCAtgggccttccgccgccgcgcccggagAGGTCGCTCCATCCGTCGAGCTCCGGTCTGAGGCGCCGCATggagcgccttcgcaggaAGAGCAGGCCCGAGCAACGGGTCGACGGAATGGCGCGCGTGACGCCTGAGCCGTCTCAAAACTTCCACGTCGATGCGGACGGCGTCTCGCCTGAGGTAGTTGAGATGTTGCGCCGCTGGATATCGGAGCCGGGGTGGATGGACGTCGGCTTGTGGAACCCCATTCGCGAgagtcctcctcgcctgcagtTCAGGTACAGCGCGTGGCACGCGGAAgtcgtcgctgtctgcgcagaggcctTACGGTCCTCCCGGGCGCCAGATCCCGCCGAGCACGAGCCGGACGGCAGCGAACGCAGTCGGGAGTCAGAAGgagccgcatgcgccggtATAGCCAGCggggagaagcgcgagacggaggcgggccccgccgcggagccctcGTCGAGCTGGTTGCCTCCAAGAAAAAAGCTCACGCATCCCTTCGTCCTCCCCACCGTCACAGTGAAACACACTCTATGGGCGTTTGACGGGCGGCCGTTCGATGCCCTCATCTCCGCTCTGCCGTCCTTCGTGCTTGCACTCGATCCGTACAATGTCACGCCGCAGTCACGACTCACGGGGCCGTTCCCGAACTTGCTAGGGCTTCAGGTTGCGCTGTGCAAATGGGGCAAAATCTGCCTCGCTAGGCAGCACATCAGTCTAGCGAAAGCGCACGCAGCCCAGACGCggttcctccgcctcctaGACTCGAACCGCCTAGAGTACAAATCAGTTGAGTCGGCTACAAAGGCTGCGGTGAATGAGTTCCTCGGCGAACTTCTCGACGCCTGTCCGCGTGTCGAGGTCGTTGAGTatcgccgcgtctcgctcgaaTACACGTGGCAGATGGAGACAGGCGTGTCGGGGGATACACCCCCCTTTTCGCTAGAAAACCTGTACGCGAAAGGGTTTCGCGTCTTGCAAACGAGGCACATCCCCTTCTCGGGCGGCGACCTCCTACCGAGCAGCTGCCACTCTTCGGTGATCATTATGATCTTTGTGCGGAAAAACGGAGGGCCTTCGTAG
- a CDS encoding proteasome beta subunit (encoded by transcript BESB_075030) — protein sequence MDAYNGSAVVAMAGKGCVGIASDTRLGVNQFGTVSANFQKIFKMNTHTFVGLAGLATDVQTVHKELVFRSNLYQLREEVPEMPPAIMSNVVASMLYGRRFAPCFVSPVVAGLDPATHEPFLSAFDYIGAACYAKDFVCNGTSAEQLVGVCEALWKPDMNEEELMETLSQSLLAAVDRDCVAGWGAVVHVMTPTKITTRQLKCRMD from the exons ATG GATGCGTACAACGGGAGCGCCGTAGTCGCGATGGCTGGGAAGGGCTGCGTGGGGATTGCCTCGGACACTCGTCTGGGGGTGAACCAGTTTGGAACCGTCAGCGCGAACTTCCAGAAGATCTTCAAAATGAACACCCACACCTTCGTCGGCCTCGCAGGGCTCGCCACCGACGTCCAGacagt ACACAAGGAGCTCGTTTTCCGCTCCAATCTTTACCAGCTTCGCGAGGAAGTTCCCGAAATGCCGCCTGCAATTATGTCTAACGTTGTCGCCTCCATGCTTTACGGACGCCGATTCGCGCCCTGCTTTGTCTCACCCGTCGTTG CGGGCTTGGATCCTGCGACGCATGAGCCGTTCCTCTCAGCCTTCGACTACATCGGCGCGGCCTGCTACGCGAAGGACTTCGTTTGCAACGGGACGTCCGCTGAGCagctcgtcggcgtctgcgaggcCCTTTGGAAACCCGACATG AACGAAGAGGAGCTCATGGAGACTCTGTCGCAGAGTCTCTTGGCGGCCGTCGATCGAGACTGCGTCGCTGGCTGGGGCGCTGTCGTCCACGTGAT GACCCCGACAAAAATCACAACGCGCCAGCTGAAGTGCAGAATGGACTGA
- a CDS encoding tetratricopeptide repeat-containing protein (encoded by transcript BESB_075040) — translation MESQVSSTNQVEAVAAAASKAPLQPAEPSPVVDERMSDSGSSDATGKTKEEDDDEVSGKSPEERMTFALSCKDSGNDLFKSGDNSNAKQKYQEGLKFLKDLDLPDAKRLRIALNSNVAMCCLKSEAWSEAIAAANAVLKEEPENVKALYRRGVARSAFGFYEEAKADLLQVARLDPKNADARKELEKVKERISKHNEEKKKAFSGLFDRAAGMYADREEQMRQKRLQEEEEERRQKTIWEKEMEERKEKGEEEISFDIWKEEKKKEEENKEKAKRERGEASSSSPTGRSGKSSASGATETLELDEEDQKIIDETKKMGYCYFRRNLTEEEKQLNAQHRPTKIDPPAPASPGNGSAGASSPLAAGSADAAKQSGVSSWNSKGTTYEEKDMSQWAKKRFEERLKEAKVVRGDDIDSLLRNPEQLMGALQAPGAGGDADPLASLQKLMGQFMHTEIKCKDVTGLTGDAQVVVMRGTKRFLFEFSCTVVFEVSGELKLPENGALPPLPGAPDDTHFCYKGELSLPEVSSAESKGEAWLAGSRIKMKHKVDPRNQAVVDECIDAFKKKLVEQIHHFLADFSKTA, via the exons ATGGAGAGTCAGGTGTCTAGCACGAATCAGGTGGAggcagtcgccgccgcggcaagcaaagcgcctctgcagcccgcgGAGCCGAGCCCGGTTGTGGATGAGCGCATGAGCGACTCCGGCTCCAGCGACGCGACGGGAAAGACaaaggaggaggacgacgacgaagtgAGTGGGAAGAGCCCCGAAGAGCGCATGACCTTCGCGCTGTCCTGCAAAGACTCTGGAAACGACCTCTTCAAAAGTGGAGACAACTCgaacgcgaagcagaagTACCAG GAGGGTTTGAAGTTTCTGAAGGACTTGGATCTGCCGGAtgcgaagcgcctccgcaTCGCCCTCAACTCGAACGTCGCGATGTGCTGCCTCAAGAGCGAAGCGTGGTCAGAGGcgatcgccgcggcgaacgccgTCCTGAAGGAGGAACCTGAAAACGTGAAG GCTCTGTAtcgacgcggcgtcgctcgcagcGCTTTCGGGTTCtacgaggaagcgaaggcagaTCTGCTTCAAGTCGCGCGACTGGATCCAAAgaacgcggacgcgcggaagGAGCTTGAGAAGGTGAAGGAGCGCATCTCCAAGCACAatgaagagaagaagaaa GCCTTCAGCGGTTTGTTCGATAGGGCCGCGGGCATGTACGCAGACCGCGAAGAGCAGATGCGCCAGAAGCGCCtccaggaggaagaagaggagaggaggcagaagacgatCTGGGAGAAGGAAATGGAAGAGCGGAAAG agaagggagaagaggagatcTCGTTCGACATctggaaggaggagaagaagaaggaagaagaaaacaaggagaaggcgaagcgcgagcgcggtgaagcgtcgtcttcttcccccaCAG GTCGGTCTGGCAAATCTTctgccagcggcgcgacggagacgctggAGCTGGACGAGGAGGACCAAAAGATCATCGATGAGACGAAAAAAATGGGCTACTGCTACTTCCGCAGAAACCTGACCGAGGAGGAAAAACAGTTGAATGCGCAGCATCGCCCGACGAAAATCGAccctcccgcgcccgcgagccctGGCAACGGATCTgccggcgcgagctcgcctctggcggcgggATCTGCCGAC gcggcgaagcagagcggcgtctcctcgtggAACTCCAAGGGAACGACGTACGAAGAAAAAG ACATGTCGCAGTGGGCGAAGAAACGCTTCGAAGAGCGcctgaaggaggcgaaggtcgtccgcggcgacgacatCGACTCGCTGCTGAGAAACCCCGAGCAGCTCATGGGTGCCCTCCAG gcgccgggcgcgggcggtgATGCAGATCCTctggcgtctctgcagaagcTCATGGGACAGTTCATGCACACCGAGATCAAA TGCAAGGATGTGACTGGGCTgaccggcgacgcgcaggttGTAGTGATGCGCGGCACGAAGCGCTTCCTGTTTGAGTTTTCCTGCACGGTTGTCTTCGAAGTCTCTGGCGAGCTGAAGCTTCCGGAAAACGGCGCCCTGCCCCCTCTGCCTGGCGCTCCAGACGACACCCACTTCTGCTACAAGG GCGAGCTGTCGCTTCCGGAAGTGAGCAGCGCGGAGAGCAAGGGCGAGGCGTGGCTCGCGGGCAGCCGCATCAAAATGAAGCACAAAGTCGACCCGCGCAACCAAGCAG TCGTGGACGAGTGCATCGACGCGTTTAAGAAGAAGCTCGTCGAACAGATTCATCATTTCCTGGCGGACTTCTCCAAGACTGCGTAA